Proteins from a genomic interval of Ferrovibrio terrae:
- the addA gene encoding double-strand break repair helicase AddA, with the protein MKPDTVKPDPELLTHTMNQRSAADPAQSAWVAANAGSGKTRVLVDRVTRLLLMGTRPSGILCLTFTKAAAAEMQLRLTDRLGKWTTLADAALKTDLFELLGRPVTESDMDSARRLFARTLESPGGLRLQTVHAFCEALLKRFPVEAQVQPGFAVADDGVTADLFETARKRVLGDGLSDAGFRPVIDFFAARVDDGRFADLLKALLGRRRDLALLLDAHGSAAGAIGALYAQLELPPDATRDLSIRLHIETMRLDDLRRAAAALCDGSVTDQKIGRPLADWLAAGLTADGFEDIWFSGFFTNEGKPRAKMATKTAEKIAPDCAEILTEEQGRLIALQQQLNALTVAEATAMLLRLGERLLTAYAALKTAHGLLDYDDLILRTRDLLVEPSQVPWVMFKLDRGIDHILVDEAQDTSPDQWAVVAALAEEFFSGTGARDDIHRRTIFAVGDVKQSIYSFQGARPQAFLDTYNDFRRRAEAVDQRLAQIPLEMSFRSAPAVLQLVDTVFADDAAKPGVVGDKPLHHKASRRDEAGRIELWPPFKPDPKAQSEPWETPLDYVGQKDPRKRLAEEIAAQIKRWMDNEEMLSSLGRRVQPGDVMILVRRRNVFFEAMVQELKAAGVPVAGADRMKLAEQIAVLDLLALGAFCLLPEDDLTLATVLKGPLFNFSEEDLFDLCWNRQQPRVWHELQRRAEERPLWRAANEELHKWLSRADLITPFALYAELLGAGGGRQRLVARLGRQANEPIDEFIAAALSYEREATPSLQGFIHWITRHEMVIKRDLDQGRNEVRVLTVHGAKGLEAPIVMLPDTCDLPQDQGGSGLLWGEAPTPEVHVAGPAAARAVPQLYWPMRKDNDTAVTAGLRSKRQAEQLEEYRRLLYVALTRARDRLYVCGYLGVRNADKGPPQGSWYDLVATGFDHLTPTTTIVLPWGDEARRFETNPDSRSEAEPTAAAAKPIAAPGWLQQPAPPEPVPPRPLSPSQPSRPDPAPLSPTAPDRLAGLVRGRLIHRMLQTLPDLPDDERAPAAARFLAHSGHGLDPASQSALLREVMALLGDPQFAAIFRPEARTEAPLAGRIGTRTVVGQVDRLLVTDEAVLVVDYKTNRPPPSSVSEVDPAYLDQMALYRGLLAQVFPSHRIEAALVWTHVARLMPLPNDLLDQRLAAFTAT; encoded by the coding sequence GTGAAGCCAGACACCGTGAAGCCTGATCCCGAACTGCTGACGCACACAATGAACCAGCGCAGCGCTGCCGATCCGGCACAGTCGGCCTGGGTCGCTGCCAATGCCGGCTCGGGCAAGACGCGCGTGCTGGTCGACCGCGTCACGCGGCTGCTGCTGATGGGCACGCGGCCGAGCGGCATTCTCTGCCTGACTTTCACCAAGGCGGCAGCGGCTGAAATGCAGCTGCGCCTGACCGACCGACTGGGCAAATGGACCACACTGGCCGATGCCGCGCTGAAGACCGACCTGTTCGAACTGCTCGGCCGGCCGGTGACAGAGTCCGATATGGATTCGGCGCGACGGCTGTTTGCCCGCACACTGGAATCGCCGGGCGGCTTGAGGCTGCAGACCGTGCATGCCTTCTGCGAGGCGCTGCTGAAACGCTTCCCCGTAGAAGCGCAGGTGCAGCCGGGATTTGCCGTCGCCGACGACGGCGTGACGGCCGATCTGTTCGAAACCGCGCGCAAACGCGTGCTGGGCGATGGCCTGTCTGACGCCGGCTTCCGCCCGGTGATCGACTTTTTCGCGGCCCGCGTCGATGACGGCCGCTTCGCCGATCTGCTGAAAGCGCTGCTGGGCCGCCGCCGCGACCTGGCGCTGCTGCTGGACGCGCATGGCAGCGCGGCTGGCGCTATCGGTGCACTCTATGCACAACTTGAACTGCCGCCGGATGCGACGCGTGATCTCAGCATCCGCCTGCATATCGAGACGATGCGGCTGGACGACCTGCGTCGCGCCGCGGCGGCCCTCTGCGATGGTAGCGTCACCGACCAGAAGATCGGCCGGCCGCTAGCCGACTGGCTGGCCGCCGGACTGACTGCCGATGGCTTTGAAGATATCTGGTTCTCCGGCTTCTTCACCAATGAAGGCAAGCCGCGCGCCAAGATGGCAACCAAGACGGCTGAGAAGATTGCACCTGATTGCGCCGAGATTCTGACCGAGGAACAGGGCCGCCTGATCGCGCTGCAGCAGCAGTTGAATGCGCTGACAGTGGCCGAGGCCACCGCCATGCTGCTACGGCTGGGCGAACGACTGCTGACGGCCTATGCAGCACTGAAGACCGCGCATGGCCTGCTGGATTATGACGACCTGATTCTACGAACGCGCGACCTGCTGGTCGAGCCGAGTCAGGTGCCTTGGGTGATGTTCAAGCTGGATCGCGGCATCGACCATATCCTGGTCGACGAAGCGCAGGATACCAGCCCGGACCAGTGGGCTGTTGTGGCAGCACTGGCCGAGGAATTCTTCAGCGGTACCGGCGCGCGCGACGACATTCACCGCCGCACCATTTTCGCGGTCGGCGACGTGAAGCAGTCGATCTACAGTTTCCAGGGTGCGCGACCGCAGGCCTTCCTCGACACCTACAATGATTTCCGGCGCCGGGCCGAGGCTGTCGACCAACGGCTCGCGCAGATTCCGCTGGAGATGTCATTCCGCTCCGCGCCGGCGGTGCTGCAACTCGTCGATACCGTCTTTGCCGACGATGCGGCAAAACCCGGTGTCGTTGGTGACAAACCGCTGCATCACAAGGCCAGCCGCCGCGACGAGGCCGGCCGCATCGAACTCTGGCCGCCGTTCAAGCCCGATCCGAAAGCGCAAAGCGAACCTTGGGAAACACCGCTCGACTATGTTGGCCAGAAGGATCCACGCAAACGCTTGGCTGAAGAGATCGCGGCGCAGATCAAGCGCTGGATGGACAACGAGGAGATGCTGTCCAGCCTGGGCCGCCGCGTACAGCCCGGCGATGTGATGATTCTGGTGCGTCGCCGCAACGTGTTCTTCGAGGCGATGGTGCAGGAACTGAAAGCTGCCGGTGTACCGGTGGCCGGCGCCGACCGCATGAAACTGGCCGAGCAGATTGCAGTGCTGGATCTTCTGGCGCTCGGCGCCTTCTGTCTGCTGCCGGAAGACGACCTGACACTGGCCACCGTGCTGAAAGGCCCACTGTTCAATTTCAGTGAAGAAGACCTGTTCGACCTGTGCTGGAACCGCCAGCAGCCGCGGGTATGGCATGAGTTGCAGCGCCGTGCCGAGGAGCGTCCGCTGTGGCGCGCGGCGAACGAAGAACTGCACAAGTGGCTTTCGCGCGCCGATCTGATCACGCCCTTTGCGCTCTATGCCGAACTGCTCGGCGCCGGCGGTGGGCGGCAACGGCTGGTCGCGCGGCTGGGCCGGCAGGCCAATGAACCGATCGACGAATTCATAGCCGCCGCGCTGTCCTATGAACGCGAGGCCACGCCCAGCTTGCAGGGATTCATTCATTGGATCACTCGGCACGAGATGGTGATCAAGCGCGACCTCGATCAGGGCCGCAACGAAGTGCGCGTGCTGACTGTGCATGGCGCCAAGGGCCTGGAAGCTCCCATCGTGATGCTGCCCGATACCTGCGACCTGCCGCAGGACCAAGGTGGCAGCGGCCTGCTCTGGGGTGAAGCACCCACGCCAGAAGTGCATGTCGCCGGGCCGGCTGCGGCGCGCGCCGTGCCACAGCTCTACTGGCCGATGCGCAAGGACAACGATACGGCCGTCACGGCCGGATTGCGCAGCAAACGCCAGGCCGAGCAGCTGGAAGAATATCGCCGCCTGCTTTACGTGGCGCTGACGCGGGCGCGCGATCGGCTCTATGTCTGCGGCTATCTCGGCGTCCGCAACGCCGACAAAGGCCCGCCGCAGGGCAGCTGGTACGATCTGGTCGCGACCGGTTTCGATCATCTGACGCCGACAACAACCATTGTTTTGCCATGGGGCGACGAGGCCCGACGCTTCGAGACCAACCCCGACAGTCGCAGCGAAGCCGAACCAACAGCGGCTGCTGCGAAACCCATTGCCGCGCCCGGCTGGCTGCAGCAGCCGGCACCGCCCGAACCCGTACCGCCACGCCCTTTAAGTCCTTCGCAGCCGAGCCGCCCCGATCCCGCACCGCTCAGCCCGACCGCACCGGATCGTCTGGCCGGCCTTGTGCGCGGCCGCCTGATTCACCGGATGCTGCAGACATTGCCGGATCTGCCGGACGACGAGCGTGCGCCGGCGGCGGCACGCTTCCTCGCCCATTCGGGGCATGGCCTCGATCCCGCCAGCCAGTCGGCACTGCTGAGGGAAGTGATGGCCCTGCTGGGTGATCCGCAATTTGCCGCGATCTTCCGGCCTGAGGCGCGCACTGAAGCGCCGCTGGCCGGCCGCATCGGCACCAGAACGGTTGTCGGCCAGGTCGATCGCCTGCTGGTGACTGACGAGGCCGTGCTGGTGGTGGATTACAAGACCAACCGGCCGCCGCCGTCATCGGTGAGCGAGGTCGATCCGGCCTATCTGGATCAAATGGCGCTGTATCGTGGTCTGCTGGCCCAGGTTTTCCCCAGCCACCGGATCGAAGCGGCACTGGTCTGGACCCATGTCGCCCGGCTGATGCCACTACCGAATGATCTGCTGGATCAGCGCCTTGCCGCTTTCACCGCAACGTGA
- the htpG gene encoding molecular chaperone HtpG, with protein MTDQTLQFQSDVTRLLHIVTHALYSQKEIFLRELISNASDACDKLRFAAQTEADLWAGDSDLKVVLTPDKAAGTLTIADNGIGMDRDELIGNLGTIARSGTGEFAAKMTGDAAKDMALIGQFGVGFYSAFMVAEKVEVISRKAGEAQAWRWTSDGSGQFTIGEAEKPGRGTTIILHMRKGEEEFLESLRLSHIVRTYSDHIALPVVLEEGDGKSETLNSASALWARPKSDVTEEQYQGFYHHVSHAFDDPWLTLHTRAEGKLDYSLLLFVPSSRPHDLFDPARKSALRLYVRRVFITDRCDELVPPWLRFLRGVVDSADLPLNVSREMLQHNPVLARIKQAINRRVLTELDKKAARDVADYEKFWEAFGPVLKEGLYEDPEHREAILKLARFRSSQRDGWVSLDDYIAAMKDGQSAIYVISGEQLEQLKHSPQLEGFRAKGVEVLLLTDPVDDFWLSVVRDHAGKPLKSASRAGADLDGIAGSADETKSEDRPDDATLGTLIAALKQVLGDAVKDVRESKRLTDSAVCLSAADGDLDMHLERLLRQHKQLDKASTRILEINPGHPLIKALAVRAQQPGAVDALEDAAHLLLDQARLVEGEPPADALQFAQRLAKLMEKAI; from the coding sequence ATGACTGACCAGACCCTGCAATTCCAGTCGGACGTCACCCGGCTGCTGCATATCGTCACACACGCATTGTACAGCCAGAAGGAAATCTTCCTTCGCGAGCTGATCTCCAACGCCTCCGATGCCTGCGACAAGCTGCGCTTCGCCGCCCAGACCGAGGCCGATCTCTGGGCCGGCGACAGCGATCTCAAGGTTGTCCTGACACCCGACAAGGCCGCCGGCACGCTGACGATTGCCGATAACGGCATCGGCATGGATCGCGACGAGCTGATCGGCAATCTTGGCACCATCGCGCGGTCGGGCACGGGTGAATTCGCCGCCAAAATGACCGGCGATGCTGCCAAGGACATGGCGCTGATCGGCCAGTTCGGCGTCGGTTTCTATTCCGCTTTCATGGTGGCCGAAAAGGTCGAGGTGATTTCGCGCAAGGCCGGCGAAGCCCAGGCCTGGCGCTGGACCTCGGACGGGTCGGGCCAGTTTACCATCGGCGAAGCGGAAAAGCCCGGCCGGGGCACCACGATCATTCTTCACATGCGCAAGGGCGAGGAGGAATTCCTCGAGAGCCTGCGGCTCAGCCATATCGTGCGGACTTACTCGGACCATATCGCCCTGCCGGTGGTGCTCGAAGAGGGCGATGGCAAGTCAGAGACGCTGAACAGTGCCAGCGCATTATGGGCGCGGCCGAAATCCGACGTCACAGAGGAACAGTATCAGGGCTTCTACCATCATGTGTCGCATGCCTTCGACGATCCGTGGCTGACACTGCATACCAGGGCCGAGGGCAAGCTGGATTACAGCCTGCTGTTGTTTGTGCCGTCCTCGCGGCCGCATGACCTGTTTGATCCGGCGCGTAAATCGGCGCTCCGCCTCTACGTCCGCCGCGTCTTCATCACGGATCGCTGCGACGAGCTGGTGCCGCCCTGGCTGCGCTTCCTGCGCGGCGTGGTTGATTCCGCTGACCTGCCGCTGAATGTCAGTCGCGAGATGCTGCAGCACAATCCGGTGCTGGCGCGCATCAAGCAGGCGATCAACCGGCGTGTGCTGACCGAGCTGGACAAGAAGGCTGCCAGGGACGTCGCCGACTATGAGAAATTCTGGGAAGCCTTCGGCCCGGTGCTGAAGGAGGGCCTCTACGAGGACCCCGAGCATCGCGAGGCGATCCTGAAGCTGGCGCGTTTCCGTTCCTCGCAGCGCGACGGCTGGGTCTCGCTTGACGATTATATCGCCGCCATGAAGGACGGCCAGAGCGCTATCTATGTGATCAGTGGCGAGCAGCTGGAGCAGCTGAAACACAGTCCGCAACTGGAAGGCTTCCGCGCCAAGGGCGTTGAAGTGCTGTTGCTGACCGATCCGGTGGACGACTTCTGGCTCTCGGTGGTACGCGACCATGCCGGCAAACCGCTGAAGTCGGCCAGCCGGGCTGGCGCTGACCTCGACGGCATTGCCGGTTCAGCGGATGAGACAAAATCAGAAGACCGCCCGGACGACGCCACGCTGGGCACACTGATTGCGGCGCTGAAGCAGGTTCTGGGCGATGCCGTGAAGGATGTGCGGGAATCGAAACGCCTGACCGACAGCGCGGTCTGCCTGAGTGCGGCCGATGGCGATCTGGATATGCATCTGGAGCGCCTGCTGCGCCAGCATAAGCAGCTCGACAAGGCCAGCACACGCATTCTCGAGATCAATCCCGGCCATCCACTGATCAAGGCGCTGGCGGTGCGTGCGCAGCAGCCCGGCGCGGTCGATGCGCTGGAGGATGCAGCGCATCTTCTGCTCGACCAGGCACGCCTGGTCGAGGGCGAGCCGCCGGCCGATGCGCTGCAGTTCGCCCAGCGGCTGGCCAAGCTGATGGAAAAGGCGATCTAG
- a CDS encoding GNAT family N-acetyltransferase → MPVGNRPANRIEHRLRAADRNDLHRLQEIARTTLPDAMSLDLAALQRDENLFVAEWRTAIDGFLVLLPLQTSLLISRLAVAEDARRQGLGAWLLDCATMHARGLGLVAIEIQRPEHDTIGITWLAKRGFARLPHGGNKVYLTRDV, encoded by the coding sequence ATGCCGGTAGGCAACAGGCCCGCAAACAGAATCGAACACCGCCTGCGCGCGGCCGATCGCAACGACCTGCATCGCCTGCAGGAAATCGCCCGCACCACCCTGCCCGATGCCATGAGCCTCGATCTTGCCGCGCTGCAGCGTGACGAAAACCTGTTTGTGGCGGAGTGGCGTACCGCCATCGATGGCTTCCTCGTGCTGCTGCCGTTGCAGACCAGCCTGCTGATCAGCCGGTTGGCAGTGGCCGAAGACGCGCGCCGTCAGGGCCTGGGCGCCTGGCTGCTCGACTGCGCCACCATGCATGCGCGCGGCCTCGGCCTCGTCGCCATCGAGATCCAGCGGCCGGAGCATGACACCATCGGCATTACCTGGCTGGCCAAACGCGGCTTCGCGCGCCTTCCGCATGGCGGCAACAAGGTCTATCTCACCCGCGACGTCTGA
- a CDS encoding DUF1223 domain-containing protein, translating to MSLALTGMVSAHAQPQTAPATPVVLELFTSQGCNSCPPADELMQDWLRQPNIIPISLHVDYWDYLGWKDTLSRKGHGIRQQDYARNSGKREVYTPQVVVNGKFVAVGSDREAVEKALAKARRMPSVAIQAEKNKTTGNWQIKVPTLAGFEGEAKLVLCRYDAQHEVAIERGENSGKTLNYLNVARSWGDLGRWKGQSASYDVPDLTGTDWGRQGAMVMLQVIANDGVGQILGAVDIKGGK from the coding sequence ATGTCTCTGGCGCTGACCGGCATGGTATCCGCCCATGCGCAACCGCAGACGGCTCCCGCGACACCTGTCGTGCTGGAGCTGTTCACCAGCCAGGGCTGCAACTCCTGTCCGCCAGCCGACGAGTTGATGCAGGACTGGCTCAGGCAGCCGAACATCATTCCGATCTCGCTGCATGTCGATTACTGGGATTATCTCGGCTGGAAAGACACGCTCAGCCGCAAGGGCCACGGCATCCGCCAGCAGGATTACGCGCGCAATTCCGGCAAGCGCGAAGTCTACACACCGCAGGTGGTGGTGAACGGCAAGTTTGTTGCCGTCGGCTCGGACCGCGAAGCCGTCGAGAAGGCGCTAGCAAAAGCCCGACGCATGCCGTCGGTCGCCATCCAGGCCGAGAAGAACAAGACCACCGGCAACTGGCAGATCAAGGTGCCGACCCTGGCAGGCTTCGAGGGCGAAGCGAAACTGGTGCTCTGCCGCTACGACGCGCAGCATGAGGTCGCGATCGAGCGCGGCGAGAATTCCGGCAAGACGCTCAACTATCTGAATGTCGCCCGCAGCTGGGGCGACCTCGGCCGCTGGAAAGGCCAGAGCGCCAGCTATGACGTACCCGACCTGACCGGCACCGACTGGGGCCGTCAGGGGGCCATGGTGATGCTACAGGTCATTGCCAATGATGGTGTCGGCCAGATCCTGGGTGCGGTCGACATCAAAGGTGGCAAATAG
- a CDS encoding NUDIX hydrolase, with protein sequence MSDPKSVLRPSSTVLMVRDGAAGLEVFMVKRNHAIDFASGALVFPGGKLADGDSDPVLMGRHARPGAFDPALTSFGFGAIREAFEESGLLLARAKGDGALLSAARVETLGHWREPLNRGEKTLRDMAETEGLDYALDTLVPFAHWITPDVMPKRFDTWFFLAPAPADQIGVHDGSESVESEWVGAQAALDDWEAKTRTIVFATRMQLVKLARSNTVAEALAATKRDTVVDVMPVLDKTSFAEPHLRIPAEAGYGITEVPLSRVGM encoded by the coding sequence ATGAGCGATCCGAAATCCGTCCTGCGTCCCTCCAGCACCGTGCTGATGGTGCGCGACGGCGCGGCCGGGCTGGAAGTCTTCATGGTCAAGCGCAACCACGCGATCGATTTCGCCTCCGGCGCCCTGGTCTTTCCCGGCGGCAAGCTGGCCGATGGCGACAGCGATCCGGTGCTGATGGGCCGTCATGCCCGCCCCGGCGCTTTCGATCCGGCGCTGACCTCGTTTGGCTTCGGTGCGATCCGCGAGGCATTCGAGGAATCCGGCCTGCTATTGGCGCGCGCGAAAGGCGACGGAGCACTGCTGTCAGCCGCGCGGGTCGAGACGCTGGGCCATTGGCGCGAACCGCTCAATCGCGGCGAGAAGACCCTGCGCGACATGGCCGAAACCGAAGGGCTGGATTACGCGCTCGATACGCTGGTGCCTTTCGCACACTGGATCACACCCGACGTCATGCCGAAGCGGTTCGACACCTGGTTCTTCCTGGCACCGGCGCCGGCCGACCAGATCGGCGTGCATGACGGTTCGGAATCGGTGGAATCGGAATGGGTCGGCGCGCAGGCCGCACTCGACGACTGGGAGGCCAAGACCCGCACCATCGTCTTCGCCACGCGCATGCAACTGGTGAAACTGGCACGGTCAAACACCGTGGCCGAGGCGCTGGCCGCCACAAAGCGCGATACTGTCGTCGACGTCATGCCGGTGCTGGACAAGACATCCTTCGCCGAACCGCATCTGCGCATTCCGGCTGAAGCCGGCTATGGCATCACCGAGGTGCCGCTGAGCCGCGTGGGAATGTAA
- a CDS encoding DUF4340 domain-containing protein, which produces MKMRNKSWAILVVAAVVLGGAGWWVATSRDKAAQADFTPKPMFPGLTSKVNDVASLEIATAKSLFRIERGAAADQWTMPSRHDYPVRADLVRKNVLGVAALETIEPRSDKPENYNLLQVSEPDQYKPVDDAAKSDPGPILIRLVDKDAKSMGAVIVGKTRSHPTGGKPGQIQVRKPDEARAWLAQGTLELPADPVQWLVKDLIKIDKNRVAYATVTHPDGEMLKVNRGPEKADNTPVDFVLPNMPKGMKAGSPFDVNAVAGGLAYLGFEDVGKATEHDFSKATVTEIVTLDGVKAVVRTIPAGEEKKFWVVISASYDPALVKPNDANKDLLKREEAEKQVKDAMARMDGWAYLVNDYAARDLTRRLKDLIEPEKKDDEKKG; this is translated from the coding sequence ATGAAGATGCGTAACAAGAGCTGGGCAATTCTGGTCGTTGCCGCTGTGGTTTTGGGCGGCGCTGGCTGGTGGGTGGCGACGTCGCGCGACAAAGCGGCGCAGGCCGATTTCACGCCGAAGCCGATGTTTCCCGGCCTGACCTCGAAGGTGAATGACGTCGCCTCGCTGGAGATCGCCACGGCGAAGTCGCTGTTCCGCATTGAGCGTGGTGCGGCGGCCGACCAGTGGACCATGCCGAGCCGGCACGACTATCCGGTGCGTGCCGATCTGGTGCGCAAGAACGTGCTGGGCGTTGCCGCGCTGGAAACCATCGAGCCGCGCAGCGACAAGCCGGAGAATTACAACCTGCTGCAGGTGTCGGAGCCTGATCAGTACAAGCCGGTCGATGATGCTGCGAAGAGCGACCCCGGCCCGATCCTGATCCGCCTCGTCGACAAGGACGCCAAGTCGATGGGCGCCGTGATCGTCGGCAAGACGCGCAGTCATCCCACCGGCGGCAAGCCTGGTCAGATCCAGGTGCGCAAGCCCGACGAGGCGCGTGCCTGGCTCGCCCAGGGCACGCTGGAACTGCCGGCCGATCCGGTGCAGTGGCTGGTCAAGGACCTGATCAAGATCGACAAAAACCGCGTGGCCTATGCCACTGTGACGCATCCAGACGGCGAAATGCTCAAGGTCAATCGCGGTCCGGAGAAGGCCGACAATACGCCGGTCGATTTCGTGCTGCCGAATATGCCGAAGGGCATGAAGGCCGGTTCGCCGTTCGATGTGAATGCCGTGGCCGGCGGTCTGGCCTATCTCGGTTTCGAGGATGTCGGCAAGGCGACCGAGCATGACTTCTCGAAGGCAACAGTGACCGAGATCGTCACACTGGATGGCGTGAAGGCCGTAGTCCGTACGATTCCCGCTGGCGAAGAGAAGAAATTCTGGGTCGTGATCTCGGCCAGCTACGACCCCGCGCTGGTCAAGCCGAATGACGCGAACAAGGACCTGCTGAAGCGCGAAGAGGCCGAGAAACAGGTGAAGGACGCGATGGCACGCATGGATGGCTGGGCCTATCTGGTCAACGACTATGCGGCACGCGATCTGACCCGCCGGCTGAAAGACCTGATCGAGCCGGAAAAGAAAGACGACGAAAAGAAAGGCTGA
- a CDS encoding GldG family protein — protein MKTGSKALLTGTGLIAAFALFFGFNILVNNGLRDARIDLTEARLYTLSDGTRNVLKAIPEPMTLRFFFSDKLAGNAPQLKQYGNRVRELLERYASLAGGKIRLEVIDPEPFTEAEDRAVQAGLQGAQLPGGQLYFGLVGTNALDQQQTITFFQADKEQFLEYDLTKLVYSLSNPTKPTVGILGALPLEYGPGGMMAAMRGQAQPYLILEQIKQFFQVKMLDAAKPEEIDDKISTLILAHPKDLSPQAQYAIDQYVLKGGRLIVFADPYSETMSAMPNPMTGRPMPGGDQSSLLPELFKAWGIEVASGKFVADLALAQRVQTGRSGAAAVVDYVPWLAIPGERLSRDDVVTAELTQINAASMGSIRKLEGATTTVTPLITSSNQAMLMDVKDLDGDPNPQALAEKFKPTGETYMLAARISGTVKSAFPNGAPPVEKKDGDKPAVAPAAHVVESAKPINVLLVADADLLDDRFWVRSQQMMGQNMYVPIAANADLLVNAIDNMSGSGDLIGLRSRGRSQRPFEVIDNMRRQAEQQFLARQKQLEQKLETTQKQLADLQSKAQDQSNALLSAEQEAAMTTFRDDLLSTRRELRGVQRELNRDIESLQVLVKFINIGLMPLLAALVAVGLAIVWRQRRIRRALEG, from the coding sequence ATGAAAACCGGCAGCAAAGCCCTTCTCACCGGCACCGGCCTGATCGCCGCTTTCGCCCTGTTCTTCGGCTTCAATATCCTGGTCAACAATGGCCTGCGTGATGCGCGCATCGATCTCACGGAAGCCCGGCTCTATACGCTGTCGGACGGTACGCGCAATGTGCTGAAAGCCATCCCGGAGCCGATGACACTGCGCTTCTTCTTCTCGGACAAGCTGGCCGGCAATGCGCCGCAGCTGAAGCAGTATGGCAATCGCGTGCGCGAACTGCTCGAGCGCTATGCCTCGCTGGCCGGCGGCAAGATTCGCCTGGAAGTGATCGATCCCGAACCCTTCACCGAAGCTGAAGATCGTGCGGTGCAGGCCGGCCTGCAGGGCGCGCAGCTGCCCGGCGGGCAGCTGTATTTCGGCCTGGTCGGCACCAATGCACTCGACCAGCAGCAGACCATCACCTTCTTCCAGGCCGACAAGGAACAGTTCCTCGAATATGACCTGACCAAGCTGGTCTATTCCCTGAGCAACCCGACCAAGCCGACCGTCGGCATCCTCGGCGCCCTGCCGCTGGAATACGGCCCGGGCGGCATGATGGCGGCGATGCGCGGCCAGGCGCAGCCCTATCTGATCCTCGAGCAGATCAAGCAGTTCTTCCAGGTCAAGATGCTGGATGCTGCCAAGCCGGAAGAGATCGACGACAAGATTTCGACGCTGATCCTCGCGCATCCGAAGGACCTGAGCCCGCAGGCGCAGTATGCCATCGACCAGTATGTGCTGAAGGGCGGCCGGCTGATCGTCTTTGCCGATCCCTATTCGGAAACCATGTCGGCGATGCCGAATCCGATGACCGGCCGGCCGATGCCGGGTGGCGACCAGTCGTCGCTGCTGCCCGAATTGTTCAAGGCCTGGGGTATCGAGGTCGCGTCGGGCAAATTCGTCGCCGATCTGGCGCTGGCCCAGCGCGTGCAGACCGGTCGCAGTGGCGCGGCTGCCGTGGTCGATTATGTCCCCTGGCTGGCGATCCCCGGCGAGCGACTCAGTCGCGATGATGTCGTGACGGCGGAGCTGACGCAGATCAACGCCGCCTCGATGGGCTCGATCCGCAAGCTGGAGGGTGCGACGACCACCGTGACGCCGCTGATCACCTCGTCGAACCAGGCGATGCTGATGGACGTCAAGGATCTCGACGGCGATCCGAATCCGCAGGCGCTGGCCGAGAAGTTCAAGCCCACCGGCGAGACCTATATGCTGGCGGCCCGCATCAGCGGTACGGTCAAGTCGGCCTTCCCGAATGGCGCGCCGCCTGTCGAGAAGAAGGACGGCGACAAGCCGGCTGTTGCGCCTGCCGCCCATGTGGTCGAGAGCGCCAAGCCGATCAACGTGCTGCTGGTGGCTGATGCCGATTTGCTGGACGACCGCTTCTGGGTGCGCAGCCAGCAGATGATGGGCCAGAACATGTATGTGCCGATCGCGGCCAATGCCGACCTGCTGGTCAACGCGATAGACAACATGTCGGGCTCGGGCGACCTGATCGGTCTGCGTAGCCGTGGCCGGTCGCAGCGCCCGTTCGAGGTGATCGACAACATGCGCCGGCAGGCGGAACAGCAGTTCCTCGCGCGGCAGAAGCAGCTTGAGCAGAAGCTGGAAACCACGCAGAAGCAGCTTGCCGATCTGCAGAGCAAAGCGCAGGACCAGTCGAATGCCCTGCTCAGCGCCGAGCAGGAAGCGGCGATGACTACCTTCCGCGATGATCTGCTGTCGACCCGGCGAGAACTGCGCGGCGTGCAGCGCGAGCTGAATCGCGACATCGAAAGCCTGCAGGTGCTGGTCAAGTTCATCAATATAGGCCTGATGCCACTGCTCGCCGCGCTGGTCGCGGTCGGTCTGGCCATCGTCTGGCGTCAGCGGCGCATCCGCCGCGCGCTGGAAGGCTGA